A genome region from Bacillota bacterium includes the following:
- a CDS encoding flavodoxin family protein — translation MKVLLINGSPNAKGCTFTALTEVATTLKEEGIEPSLVHVGNKEIRGCIGCRHCKQHGKCVFDDLVNETAPKFAASDGLVIGSPVYFASANGTLVSFLDRLFYSTLFDKTMKVGAAVVSARRGGNTATFDQLNKYFTISSMPVVSSQYWNMVHGYTPEDVRADEEGLQTMRTLARNMAFLIKSIRLGKEAYGLPPKEERRSTHFSSIK, via the coding sequence TTGAAGGTCTTGTTGATTAACGGAAGCCCCAATGCCAAGGGATGTACCTTTACCGCGTTAACAGAAGTAGCAACAACTCTCAAGGAAGAGGGGATAGAGCCTTCACTTGTTCATGTAGGCAATAAAGAAATTCGGGGATGTATCGGTTGTCGTCACTGCAAGCAGCATGGAAAATGTGTCTTTGATGACCTGGTCAATGAGACAGCACCGAAATTTGCGGCCAGTGATGGGCTTGTAATCGGCTCACCGGTCTATTTTGCCTCGGCAAACGGAACCCTGGTTTCCTTCCTTGACCGCCTATTCTACAGCACCCTTTTTGATAAGACAATGAAAGTGGGCGCTGCCGTTGTCTCGGCTCGAAGGGGTGGCAACACGGCGACCTTTGATCAACTGAACAAGTATTTCACCATATCCAGCATGCCCGTGGTTTCCAGCCAATACTGGAATATGGTCCATGGATACACGCCGGAGGATGTTCGGGCCGACGAAGAGGGTCTGCAGACGATGCGTACTCTGGCCAGAAACATGGCCTTTCTCATCAAGAGCATTCGCCTGGGGAAGGAAGCCTACGGCCTGCCGCCAAAGGAGGAGCGAAGGTCTACCCATTTCTCATCCATCAAGT